One segment of Candidatus Cloacimonadota bacterium DNA contains the following:
- a CDS encoding M23 family metallopeptidase, which yields ESLYAHLDSVFVEKGDIVYPDTKVGLTGYTGNIKESGKASHLHLELRDSDLETFDPEDRIYYYHGGIRHFLEQLD from the coding sequence TTGAATCCTTATATGCTCATTTAGATTCTGTTTTTGTGGAAAAAGGGGATATCGTTTATCCGGATACAAAAGTCGGATTGACCGGTTATACCGGGAACATAAAGGAAAGTGGCAAAGCCTCTCATCTCCATCTGGAATTGCGGGATAGCGATTTGGAAACTTTTGATCCGGAAGATAGAATTTATTATTATCACGGTGGTATTCGGCATTTTCTGGAGCAGTTGGATTGA
- a CDS encoding GyrI-like domain-containing protein: MKPKIITKDSFPIIGIELKTTIHKGKNFTEIPDFWDKILKQGQIHDIPNRKYPDTVLGICMDFNQDESFSYIIGAEVTNTENVPEGMVSKFIPAAQYGVFTAIGKIPDSIQNTVKYIYKEWLPNSEYQRANSADFELYDERCQKGMNAEVDIYIPIVIIK; this comes from the coding sequence ATGAAACCAAAAATAATCACAAAAGATTCCTTTCCCATTATCGGAATTGAGTTGAAAACAACTATTCATAAAGGTAAAAATTTTACCGAAATTCCCGATTTCTGGGATAAAATTCTAAAGCAAGGACAAATTCACGATATTCCAAACAGAAAATATCCTGATACGGTTTTAGGGATCTGTATGGATTTTAATCAAGATGAAAGTTTTTCCTACATAATCGGAGCAGAAGTTACAAATACTGAAAATGTGCCGGAAGGAATGGTCTCCAAATTTATTCCTGCAGCACAATATGGGGTTTTTACTGCTATAGGAAAAATCCCTGATTCTATTCAGAATACAGTCAAATATATTTACAAAGAATGGCTGCCCAATTCAGAATATCAACGAGCAAATTCTGCTGATTTTGAATTATATGATGAACGTTGTCAAAAAGGGATGAACGCAGAGGTAGATATCTATATTCCAATTGTTATTATTAAATAA